The genome window GGAGGCCCACCTCCTGGCTTCCGGCAACTACAAGGAGCCGGACCTGCGGGGCATCCTGCTCATGCCGCACATGCCCTTCGCGCTCATGGCCTACCGCGACATGCAGAAGGTGTCCTTCAAGGACAGCGGCTTCTCCACGTCGCTCCTGGAAGACAAGCAGCCCGGTGAATTCATCAACCTGCAGGTCCAGCTCGACTTCGGCTTCGGCCCCGCCATCTCCAGGGCCAAGGTCGACCCCAAGGTCGTCGAGGAGCATCCCAAGCTGGGCGGGTTCTCCAACTTCACGTTCGGCCAGCACCGCTTTGTCGGCATGGACGGTTTCAATTACACCCCGGGGGAGGCCGCCTGGATCGACAAGATGATCGAGCGTCGCCGCGCCGAGAAGTTCATGAGCGGTTCGCTTTGGGACAACAGTTTCTTCGGCACCAAGGTCCGGGATTTCACCGGAGTGGAAAAGGGCGATGCTTCGTTCAAGGTCAGCCCGCACGTCCAGTCCGTGTTCATGGAGCAGAATCTGAACCGGGATGTGCAGACCGCCGTGGTTCCCGACGACCCGCTCTTTGCCCCGCGCAAGGAGGACAGCTCGGCAGGATCCATGCTCAAGCAGGGCCTGAGTTTCACCATGGGACTTTTCGGCGTGGGCGGACAGAGCTCCACGGAAAAGGAAGCGACCTGGCAGTGGTATATGCCGGTCATCGGCATGCGGCCCATGGGCCAGGGCTCGGCCTGGGACGTCTTTGACGGCGCAAAACCCAACACCGTGGTGGCGGTTATCGACTCCGGCCTGGACCTGAAGCATCCGGACCGGCCCAGGTACCTGTGGACCAACGAGGACGAGATCCCCGGCAACGGCATCGACGACGACAACAACGGCTATGTGGATGACGTCAACGGCTGGAACTTCCTCAACGAAACCCCGAATGTCCAGGACGACTACGGCCACGGGTCGTTCGTTACCGGCATCATCGCAGCGGCCACCAACAACGGCCGGGGCATGGCCGGCATCAACCCGGGCGCGCAGATCATGACCCTCAAGGTCACGGGCCGCGACGGTCTGGCCAAGAGCCTGAACGTTTACCGCGCGGTCCGCTACGCCGTGGACAACGGAGCCCGGGTCATCAACATCAGCCTGGGCCGGAACAAGGTCTCCAGGCTGGAGCAGATCGGCATCAACTACGCCTGGAGCATGGGATGCCTGGTGGTGGTCGCCGCGGGCAACCAGGCCGGGCGCATCTCGGAATACGGCCCACCCGGCGTGCCGCGCGCCCTGTGCGTGGCGGCCACGGACTTTGACGACAAGCGCCGGGGCACCTCCAACCTGGGTCGCACCGTGGTCCTGGCCGCTCCGGGCGAGGGCATCTATTCCCTGTCCTCCAGCACCGGCAAGCATGACGGCCGGATCATGCCCATGGGCGACACCGAGTACCACACCCTGAATGGGACCTCGTTCTCGGCCCCCATGGTGGCGGCGGTGGCCTCGCTCAAGTGGGCCGCGCAGCCCGCATTGACCAACCGACAGATGGCCAACCTGCTCATGGCCACGGCCCGCGACCTGAACGAGGCGGGCTGGGACGTGCGCACGGGCGCCGGCATGCTGGACGCGCGTGCGGCCATGCAGGCCGACGGGACGCAGGCCATGGGCGTGCGCATCACCGACCTGATCGTCGGCCGCACCAGGCGGACCATCGACTGGGTGGACCTCTACGGCGTGGTCAGCGGGCCGGTGAAGGACTTCACGGTTGCCGTGGCCAGCGAACAGAACCCGGACGAGGGCGACTACAAGACGGTCTACAGCTCTTCGGGCCGGGAAGTGGACAACGGGTTGCTCTGCCGCATTCCAGGAAACATGATCGGCAAGCAACGCTGGACCTTCCGGCTCACGGCCCGGGGAAAGGACGGCAGCGTCCGCTCGGTGGCGATGGGCTTCGACAAGGACGGCCAGGTGCTCTACTAGCCGGACGCAATGAAAAGGCCCCGGCCCGGATGAACCGGGCCGGGGCCTTTGTCGTGTCATGGGGAGGGGCTATTCCGGGCTCTTCATCATTTCGGCCATGAGCCGGGCCGCATCGTGGACGTCCTTCATGGAGATGGACTCCTTGGTGGTGTGGACGTCCTTCATGCCGTTGCTGATGTTGATCACGGAGTAGCCCTTGCCGAACAGGATGTTGGCGTCGCTGCCCCCGCCGCAGGGGACCCCGTCGAAGGCCAGGCCCAGTTTTTCGCAGCACTGGCTGGTCTTTTCCAGCAGGGGGCTGTCCTCGGGCACGGTCAGGGCCGGGTAGGATATTTCATACGTGAAGTCGATGCTTCCGCCAATGGCCGCAGCCGCTTCGTCGCAGCACTGTTCCATGTGCTCGAGTTGCTTCTTGAGCTTGGCGTCGTCCAGGGAGCGCGCCTCGGCCGTGAGCGTGCAGGTCTCGGCCACGATGTTGGTCACGGTGCCGCCCTCTATGTGGCCCAGGTTGGCCGTGGTTTCCTCGTCGATGCGCAGCAGGGTCATGCGCCGGATGGCGTCGGCGGCCAGCTGGATGGCGGAAACGCCTTTTTCCGGCTCCATGCCCGCGTGGGCGGGCTTGCCGTGGAAGGTGATGGTGATGCCCGCCTTGGCCGGGGCCTTGACCACGGTGGCGCCGATGGGGCCGCCCGAGTCGCTGACCACCACCTCGGTGACCGGCAGGTCGGCCGAGGCCATGTTCTTTGCGCCGTGCATGCCGGATTCCTCGGCAATGGTGAACAGCAGGTACAGGTCCGGGTGGGGGATCTTCTCCTCCTCCAGGTGCATGGCCGCTTCCAGGATGGCCGCGATGCCCGCCTTGTCGTCGCCGCCGAGCACGGTTTCCCCTTCCGAGGAGACTATGTCGCCATTGACCACGGGCTTGACGCCCAGGCAGGGGGGCACACAGTCCATGTGCGCGGAAAAGGCGATGGCTTCGCCCGGTCCCGTGCCCTGGATGCGCACGATCACGTTGCCGGTTTCGCCGTTGCAGAGCTTGCCCGCGTTGTCCACCCGCGCCAGCCAGCGGCGCTCGGTGGCGAAATTCGTCAGGTAGTCGGCCATGGCCGCTTCCTTGAAGGACGGACTGTCGATGCGCACCATGTCGAGAAAGTTTTTCAGGAGCCTTTCTTTATCCAGCATGTAACCTCCGCTAGCTGTGACGATTTCAGGTCTGTTTTTTTATAGGGTATTGACTTTTCTGTCATTGCCCTCTAATAACTCCGCCGGAAGACGTATAAATGCACCAAAATCGCATTTTTTTCAACGAATAGTGGCGAAAAAGCAAAAAAACGTCTTGTTTTTTGCTGATCGAACATCGATCCCTTCCTGCTCCTCGCCGCGTTCGTGGTGTCCCATATTCAAGCCCATAACGGTCGACCCGCCATAGTACCGGTATTGGTTCGTGTGCTCAAGCACGCGCCATATCCCGTGGTCGTCCGTACGTTTTCCGCCCGTCTTCGAACCCCGGGGGCGGGTCCTGTTCAACCCAAAACGAGGGGGTAATAACACATGAACGATATCCTGATCACTTCCGATTACGGCGTGTTCACGGTTCTTGCGGGCGTCTGCGCCTTTTTCTTTTTCCTGGCCCGCAGGACCTGCTGGAAAATTTTCGACTACCTGCCGCCGCTCCTGTGGATTTATCTCACTCCCATGCTGCTTTCCAACGCCGGAGTCATCCCGCATTCCAACCCGGTCTACGGCACCATGAAGGTCTACCTCATTCCCATGTTCCTGACCATCATGCTTTTGGACGTGAACGTGCGCGCCGCGTTTTCCTCCATGGGCCGCGTGGTGGCGGTCATGCTCTTCGGCAGCGTGGGCGTGGTCGTGGGGGCCGTGGTCAGCTACAGCCTGTTCAAGGGCCTGATGGGCCCCGAGATCTGGAAGGCCTTCGGCACCCTGGCCGGTTCCTGGATCGGCGGCACGGGCAACATGGCCGCCGTGGCCGGGGCCGTGGACATTTCCAAGGCCGATATGGGCCTGGCCGTGCTGGCGGACAACGTCATCTACGTGGTCTGGCTGCCGCTGCTGCTGACCTCGCGCAACTGGGGAAAGTGGTTTAACAAGTTCACCGGAGTCACGGAAGAGCACTTCGAGCGCATGAAGGAACTGGCCGAAAGCCTGGGCAACAAGAGCAAGGAAGTGGCCATGCACCACGTGCTCTATCTCGTGTTCCTGGGCCTGCTGGTCATGACCGCCGCCAAGGTGGTGGCCCCGTACATGCCGCAGCTGGAGCCCGTGTTCAACACCTCCACCTGGACCGTGCTCCTGGTTTCCACCTTCGCGCTGCTGCTTTCCCAGACTCCGGCCCGCACGATCCCGGGCTCCCAGCCCATCTCCATGGCCCTGGTCTATCTGTTCGTGGCCCGTATGGGCGCGACCAGTTCCCTGGAAGGCCTGGCCCAGGCTCCCTGGTTCATCCTGGCCGCCTTCCTGTGGATCGTCATTCACGGCGCTTTTTGCCTGCTGGGTGCGCGCATCTTCAAGCTGGACGTTTCCAGCGCGGCCATCTGCTCGGCGGCCAATATCGGCGGCGCAGCCTCCGCACCGGTGGTGGCCGCGTTCCACGACGAACGCCTGGTGCCCCTGGCCGTGCTCATGGCGCTCATCGGCTATGCCGTGGGCACCTACCTGGCATTCGGTGCGGCCCAGCTCTGCTCCATGATCTAGCGGGCCGCCGAAGAACGGCAAGCCGCTTCATCAACGTAAAGACAAGGCCGGTTCCCGTGGGGACCGGCCTTTACTTTTCGCGTCTGAGGGTGATGAGGGTGATCTCGGGCGGTGCGCCCAACCGCAGGGGCGGGCCCCAGTAGCCCGTGCCCTTGTTCACGTAGAGCTTGGTGCCGTCCACGTCGTGCAGGCCCCTCACATAGGGCTGGAAGCAGCGGATGACCTCGGTCCAGGGGAAGAACTGGCCCCCGTGGGTGTGGCCGGAAAGCTGGATGTCGTAGCCCGCCTTGCTGGCCTGAAAGACCGACTTGGGCTGGTGGGCCAGCAGGATGGAGACATCGTGCTCGGGCGCGCCCTCCCTGGCCTTGGCCGGGCTGGAAACATGAGAGGGCTTCATGCGATAGGCCTTGAAGTCCGGCACCCCGGCCAGCAGGATTCTGCCATCCCCCTTTTGCACCAGCACGTGTTCGTTGACCAGCGGCTTCATGCCGATTCCCGCAATGGTCTCGAGCCAGGAATCCACTCCCGAGTAGTACTCGTGGTTGCCGGTGACGAAGTATTTGCCGTAGGGCGCGCGCAGGTCCTCAAAGGGCTTCACGTCCGGGTGCAGCCACAGGGCGTGGCCGTCGATCATGTCGCCGGTGTGCACGATCATGTCCGGCTTCAGGTCGTTGACCATTTTCACGCAGCGGGCGATCCAGTCGCCCTTGATGGTGGGGCCCACATGGGTGTCCGAGAGTTGGACTATGGTGAAGCCGTCCAGGTCCGCGGGCAGATTTTTGATCGCCATGTCCACCCGCACGATGTCGGGCATGCGCCGGGCCTCGTGAATGGAATAGGCCGTGAGCGGCACTGCGGCCGTGAGGATCACGGCGTTGGAAACATTGACCAGGAATCGGCGGCGCGAAGGGTCCGGCCCCTTGAAGAATATCTTGCGCTGGTTCGGGCGCACCCTGCGGAAGAGCCCCAGGAACCAGCGCAGCAGGAGCAGGCCGTCGCGGGCCAGGGACAGGACAATGACAAAGGAGATGAAGCCCAGGGTCACGAAGCCGACCCAGTCCACCGCGTCCAGCAGGGCCGGGTTGTGGCCGTTGGCCCGGATGAACCAGGTCACGCGCTGGCCCAGGATGACAGCCGCCAGCAGCAGCCACAGCAAAAGACGCTTTCTCGGGCTCAGGGGCAGGGGCGAGATGATCCGCCATCCGAGATAGCCGATGATGCATGCTGAGACTGACAGGACGATCAGTAGCCACATATCCGTGACGCTCCATATTCGGTTTTACAGTATTGTGAACTAAAATGACCAATGATGCAACAGGGTTGGATTACACGCCTTGTTTCGCGCCGCGAAAGGAGGAATTTGTAACGCTCGGGAATCGTATGTCTTTTTCTTAACTATTTGAAATAGTAAAAATTTTATTTTTGGGTAAAGCATTGAAATGCGGCCTGCCGATATGGTGTTTTTTCGCGCCGGGGCTGGCGCCATGCGGGTGCGGGTGCTATAAAAACGGGAACCATGCTTCGTTCATCAAACCCGAGGGAAAGACCATGACGGAATTCAAGAGCGTCACCGTGGAGGAATATCAGGAGTGCCTGCGTCAGCCGCCGCTGGTGGCCCAGACCGCCTTGGGCCCGGTGGAATACGCGGACCGGGGTGTGGGGCCGGTCCTGCTTTCGGTCCATGGCGGTCCCGGGGGATATGACCAGGGCCTGGCGCTTGCCGAGTGCTTCCGCAAGAACGGTTTCCGGGTCATTGCCCCTTCGCGGCCCGGGTACCTGGGCACGCCCCTGGGAGAGGGAACCACGCCGGAAGGGCAGGGTCAGGTGTTGGCAGCGTTTCTGGACGCCCTGGAGCTGGGGCCGGTGGCCGTGGTGGGAGCCTCGGCGGGCGGCCCTCCGTCCTATGCCCTGGCCCAGCAGCGGCCCGATCTGGTTTCCGCC of Salidesulfovibrio onnuriiensis contains these proteins:
- a CDS encoding S8 family peptidase; this encodes MNNIKRYFVSLALALALAAALTPVDSYPFEAQEPSGEQFLGLVLGSTGCLTTIAGTTLEQAGADQILGLANKYMGTAAEALQGQEVGVHGLAWSTRSDGYYITYKYQWIYGYPNKAEGHLNLTVNCSVDPAGPLAGSNDAYSGFVITDVPVTREGGTFVPGKPEKITVCTRPKGASLVTSVAYYDGDGGIIRFPGTLYPPIGTGDRSAVCDGADSKLEHLRKSGASGHDIEIAGQQVSECREAASAKVKLDLGKGFSIDPLILYDKKWNSGLFVTDSYGLLTYKFDVVPEPVSGVKPDQWKYTVKLDPAVLGGAKEEPWTPPYEPQIKMGGSLSWGLTDPFSITPATSRYAGMPALTKQVFVMLDGGAKMADIGRSIGRSFAGTSSTGMGLFGGFQPWYLAGWETMLLLDDWDYYGDDLMGIDFGIAVAEAVRAAGGGETEALRMGAFAIGWAGGTKEEAHLLASGNYKEPDLRGILLMPHMPFALMAYRDMQKVSFKDSGFSTSLLEDKQPGEFINLQVQLDFGFGPAISRAKVDPKVVEEHPKLGGFSNFTFGQHRFVGMDGFNYTPGEAAWIDKMIERRRAEKFMSGSLWDNSFFGTKVRDFTGVEKGDASFKVSPHVQSVFMEQNLNRDVQTAVVPDDPLFAPRKEDSSAGSMLKQGLSFTMGLFGVGGQSSTEKEATWQWYMPVIGMRPMGQGSAWDVFDGAKPNTVVAVIDSGLDLKHPDRPRYLWTNEDEIPGNGIDDDNNGYVDDVNGWNFLNETPNVQDDYGHGSFVTGIIAAATNNGRGMAGINPGAQIMTLKVTGRDGLAKSLNVYRAVRYAVDNGARVINISLGRNKVSRLEQIGINYAWSMGCLVVVAAGNQAGRISEYGPPGVPRALCVAATDFDDKRRGTSNLGRTVVLAAPGEGIYSLSSSTGKHDGRIMPMGDTEYHTLNGTSFSAPMVAAVASLKWAAQPALTNRQMANLLMATARDLNEAGWDVRTGAGMLDARAAMQADGTQAMGVRITDLIVGRTRRTIDWVDLYGVVSGPVKDFTVAVASEQNPDEGDYKTVYSSSGREVDNGLLCRIPGNMIGKQRWTFRLTARGKDGSVRSVAMGFDKDGQVLY
- a CDS encoding M20/M25/M40 family metallo-hydrolase, coding for MLDKERLLKNFLDMVRIDSPSFKEAAMADYLTNFATERRWLARVDNAGKLCNGETGNVIVRIQGTGPGEAIAFSAHMDCVPPCLGVKPVVNGDIVSSEGETVLGGDDKAGIAAILEAAMHLEEEKIPHPDLYLLFTIAEESGMHGAKNMASADLPVTEVVVSDSGGPIGATVVKAPAKAGITITFHGKPAHAGMEPEKGVSAIQLAADAIRRMTLLRIDEETTANLGHIEGGTVTNIVAETCTLTAEARSLDDAKLKKQLEHMEQCCDEAAAAIGGSIDFTYEISYPALTVPEDSPLLEKTSQCCEKLGLAFDGVPCGGGSDANILFGKGYSVINISNGMKDVHTTKESISMKDVHDAARLMAEMMKSPE
- a CDS encoding DUF819 domain-containing protein, giving the protein MNDILITSDYGVFTVLAGVCAFFFFLARRTCWKIFDYLPPLLWIYLTPMLLSNAGVIPHSNPVYGTMKVYLIPMFLTIMLLDVNVRAAFSSMGRVVAVMLFGSVGVVVGAVVSYSLFKGLMGPEIWKAFGTLAGSWIGGTGNMAAVAGAVDISKADMGLAVLADNVIYVVWLPLLLTSRNWGKWFNKFTGVTEEHFERMKELAESLGNKSKEVAMHHVLYLVFLGLLVMTAAKVVAPYMPQLEPVFNTSTWTVLLVSTFALLLSQTPARTIPGSQPISMALVYLFVARMGATSSLEGLAQAPWFILAAFLWIVIHGAFCLLGARIFKLDVSSAAICSAANIGGAASAPVVAAFHDERLVPLAVLMALIGYAVGTYLAFGAAQLCSMI
- a CDS encoding metallophosphoesterase; the protein is MWLLIVLSVSACIIGYLGWRIISPLPLSPRKRLLLWLLLAAVILGQRVTWFIRANGHNPALLDAVDWVGFVTLGFISFVIVLSLARDGLLLLRWFLGLFRRVRPNQRKIFFKGPDPSRRRFLVNVSNAVILTAAVPLTAYSIHEARRMPDIVRVDMAIKNLPADLDGFTIVQLSDTHVGPTIKGDWIARCVKMVNDLKPDMIVHTGDMIDGHALWLHPDVKPFEDLRAPYGKYFVTGNHEYYSGVDSWLETIAGIGMKPLVNEHVLVQKGDGRILLAGVPDFKAYRMKPSHVSSPAKAREGAPEHDVSILLAHQPKSVFQASKAGYDIQLSGHTHGGQFFPWTEVIRCFQPYVRGLHDVDGTKLYVNKGTGYWGPPLRLGAPPEITLITLRREK